Proteins found in one Chloroherpetonaceae bacterium genomic segment:
- a CDS encoding sigma-70 family RNA polymerase sigma factor, with protein MDSFLKGTKINEITDHLFRRESAKMVSVLTSILGNDHFDLAEDVVQETLLQALKEWRFKGVPDNPSGWLFTVAKNKALDVIRRDKKHIQLSAALSDLIEERSTQSNPHPLFEHDYFLDEEIKMMFVCANPDLPQESQIAIILKVLCGFNNKEIANAFLISPIAVEKRLTRAKEMLRETKISFNPLSEPEVTEKTQTVLMSLYLLFNEGYNSSISSSIIREELMDEAIRLTAMLLHIESTSIPETYALLSLMLFHYSRTKSRLDETGNIILLKHQNRSRWDQSMISLGLNFYRKSLYGNNISKFHIESSIALEHIKAETYEKTDWNQLIHLYDMLYSLEPSPIVALNRAVVYGEVYGPDYALKSIFSDETTSNLKDSHFLFSVIGELYLMKNDINNALISYEKSLVLCKSEKEKFLIISKINDIIEKNSNLNSL; from the coding sequence GTGGATTCCTTCTTAAAAGGTACTAAGATTAATGAAATCACTGACCATCTTTTCAGACGCGAGTCTGCGAAGATGGTCTCAGTGCTTACTTCAATCTTAGGGAATGATCATTTCGACTTAGCCGAAGATGTGGTACAAGAAACTTTGCTACAGGCTCTAAAAGAATGGCGTTTTAAGGGCGTACCGGATAACCCAAGTGGTTGGCTTTTTACGGTAGCGAAAAACAAAGCCCTTGATGTTATTCGTAGAGATAAAAAACACATTCAATTGAGCGCAGCATTATCTGACTTAATTGAAGAACGCTCAACTCAATCTAATCCTCATCCGCTTTTTGAACATGATTATTTTTTGGATGAAGAAATTAAGATGATGTTTGTTTGTGCAAATCCAGATTTACCGCAAGAGTCACAAATCGCAATCATTTTAAAGGTGCTCTGTGGGTTTAACAACAAAGAAATTGCAAATGCCTTTTTAATTTCCCCAATTGCTGTAGAAAAAAGACTTACTAGGGCAAAAGAGATGCTCAGAGAAACTAAAATATCATTCAACCCATTATCTGAACCTGAAGTAACGGAGAAAACGCAAACGGTTTTAATGTCTTTATACTTACTCTTTAATGAAGGATATAATTCAAGTATTTCAAGCTCTATAATCAGGGAGGAGCTTATGGATGAAGCGATAAGACTTACTGCGATGCTCTTGCATATCGAAAGTACTTCTATTCCGGAAACATACGCTTTGCTTTCTCTGATGCTCTTTCATTATTCTCGAACGAAGAGCCGATTAGATGAGACAGGAAATATCATTTTATTAAAACATCAAAATAGATCTCGATGGGACCAATCAATGATTTCTTTAGGTCTCAATTTTTATAGAAAATCATTGTATGGAAATAATATTAGTAAATTTCATATTGAATCCTCCATTGCTTTAGAACATATCAAAGCAGAGACCTATGAAAAAACTGATTGGAATCAACTCATACATTTATACGATATGCTTTATTCGTTGGAACCATCTCCGATTGTCGCCTTGAATCGTGCCGTAGTCTATGGTGAAGTATATGGGCCGGATTATGCTCTAAAGTCTATTTTTTCCGATGAAACTACTTCTAACCTTAAAGACTCTCATTTTCTCTTTTCTGTTATCGGAGAATTGTACTTAATGAAAAATGACATCAACAATGCATTGATTAGTTATGAAAAATCTTTAGTACTCTGTAAATCAGAAAAAGAAAAGTTTTTAATTATTTCAAAAATTAATGACATTATCGAAAAGAATTCTAACCTTAATAGTTTATAA
- a CDS encoding type II toxin-antitoxin system VapC family toxin yields MLYLWDTNIVIQFLAGSFPENARLFLTSISNEEPSLSVVTQIVALSFNFFSINDELIMNSFIDGSKIIPLNDSIILRTIELRKSIRIKLPDAIIAATALVYDFVLITRNTSDFKNIEGINLLNPIQL; encoded by the coding sequence ATGCTATACCTTTGGGATACCAATATCGTGATTCAATTTCTCGCAGGTTCTTTTCCTGAAAATGCAAGGTTATTTTTGACTTCAATTTCAAATGAAGAGCCTTCTCTTTCAGTTGTTACACAAATAGTAGCCTTAAGTTTTAATTTTTTTTCCATAAATGATGAATTGATTATGAATTCATTTATTGATGGGTCAAAAATTATCCCCCTAAATGACTCAATTATTTTAAGAACAATCGAACTAAGGAAAAGTATTAGGATTAAACTCCCAGATGCTATAATCGCTGCAACTGCTTTAGTTTATGATTTCGTATTGATTACGAGAAACACTTCTGATTTTAAGAATATTGAAGGAATAAATCTCTTAAATCCGATTCAATTATGA
- a CDS encoding YciI family protein, with product MNKYMLLFRDLKMNDEAFASLSPKDMQASLEEWGKWMGKLAAEGKLLGGEPLLPFGKVIRGTIKKITDGPFMESKEIVGGYLIINAASLEEATELAKDCPTLKSADGSVEIREIMIVNQQ from the coding sequence ATGAATAAATACATGCTTTTATTTCGCGACTTAAAAATGAATGATGAAGCCTTTGCTTCTCTTTCTCCAAAAGATATGCAAGCCTCTTTAGAAGAATGGGGCAAATGGATGGGCAAACTTGCAGCAGAGGGAAAATTACTTGGTGGAGAACCCTTGTTGCCATTTGGGAAAGTGATACGTGGGACAATTAAAAAAATCACTGACGGCCCGTTTATGGAAAGTAAAGAAATCGTTGGTGGATATTTAATTATCAATGCTGCATCGCTTGAAGAAGCAACAGAGTTGGCCAAAGACTGTCCAACTTTGAAATCCGCGGATGGGAGCGTTGAAATCAGAGAAATAATGATCGTTAACCAACAGTAA
- a CDS encoding acyltransferase, translating to MKERTEWINNLRTAITILVVAHHASLSYTTFAKFDSTRYINSTHPIVDTQRSLALDIFENFNDIFFMSLMFLIGGFFLNQSFIKKGFYDFLKDRFYRLAIPFIFSTFFMWIAYFPPYIVATNSYDFISHIFDFFSQQDWPSGPPWFIWVLFVFNFIFALTYKFFPFLPSSYNSIGYPLNNKRILFSLFIFFLLIYISFVPLAMSVGIGTWIGYGPLDFQLPRILQYFLFFALGIYLGKIDFNNNLFSINSFLVKNSFIWLAVSIFFYSLLTLNDYFGFLRSLVLNNILPELIAWLVYFSIYLLSCLFSCLTFLTITKKYFNSSNQFIEFLNNNAYLLYLIHFVFLIWFQFLFTFFSLHPIIKFFFVFIFSLLASNLLSVYLRKIKIIRIYL from the coding sequence ATGAAAGAAAGGACTGAATGGATTAATAATCTAAGAACAGCTATTACAATTTTAGTGGTTGCCCATCACGCTTCACTTTCATACACAACTTTTGCTAAATTTGACTCAACTAGGTATATTAATTCAACTCATCCAATTGTTGACACTCAACGATCATTAGCTTTAGATATCTTTGAAAATTTTAATGATATCTTTTTCATGTCCTTGATGTTTTTGATAGGCGGTTTTTTTTTGAATCAAAGCTTTATAAAAAAGGGTTTTTATGACTTTCTGAAAGACCGATTTTACCGCTTAGCCATTCCATTTATTTTCAGTACTTTTTTTATGTGGATTGCTTATTTTCCTCCTTATATTGTAGCCACAAATTCTTATGACTTTATCTCACATATATTTGATTTTTTTTCACAACAAGATTGGCCTTCTGGACCTCCGTGGTTTATATGGGTTCTTTTTGTATTTAACTTTATTTTTGCCCTTACTTACAAGTTTTTTCCTTTTCTTCCATCTAGTTATAACTCCATTGGCTATCCTTTAAATAACAAGCGTATCTTGTTTTCCCTTTTTATTTTCTTTCTACTCATTTACATCTCTTTTGTACCCTTAGCAATGTCAGTTGGTATAGGAACTTGGATTGGGTATGGTCCGTTAGATTTTCAATTACCACGAATTTTACAGTACTTCTTATTTTTTGCTTTAGGGATATATCTTGGAAAAATTGATTTTAATAATAATCTTTTTTCGATAAATTCCTTTCTCGTCAAAAATTCTTTTATTTGGCTAGCAGTTTCAATATTTTTTTATTCTCTTCTTACATTAAATGATTACTTCGGGTTTTTACGATCCTTGGTTCTCAACAACATCCTTCCTGAACTTATTGCTTGGTTAGTTTATTTTTCTATTTACCTACTGAGTTGTTTATTTTCCTGTTTAACGTTCCTTACTATCACCAAGAAGTATTTCAACTCATCAAATCAATTTATTGAATTTTTGAATAATAATGCATACTTATTATACTTAATTCATTTTGTTTTTTTAATTTGGTTTCAATTTTTATTTACATTTTTTTCTTTACACCCAATAATTAAGTTTTTCTTTGTTTTTATTTTTTCTTTACTTGCCAGTAATTTACTATCTGTTTATTTGCGCAAAATTAAAATTATTCGAATTTATCTTTAG
- a CDS encoding RNA polymerase sigma factor has translation MNSQFHSHEEALKGAMDGNIHAFHFLFDAFRPQLRSYIFRLTANFDDAEDLVHDTFLRAFDHISTYRGEAALKSWVFQIATNLALNLLSTRARWVPDVKQRAKALALSNSEVMDSVLNTLKENPAEKYELTEHIDACFTCLSKTLPLDEQIAVILKDVYDFSLAEMCLILEKSEGKVKYLLQGGRKKLMEIFEHKCALISKMGVCHQCSELNGIFNSKQQAEEEESKLDLVKNRERYEREALYSLRVELIRGIDPLQSRGPRIQAALLKVDRMAMGEVSLP, from the coding sequence ATGAATAGCCAATTTCATAGTCATGAAGAGGCATTGAAAGGCGCAATGGATGGTAACATCCACGCCTTTCATTTTTTATTCGACGCCTTTCGTCCACAGCTCAGAAGTTACATCTTTCGGCTTACAGCCAATTTTGATGATGCCGAAGATTTGGTTCACGACACTTTTCTTCGCGCCTTCGATCATATTTCCACATACCGTGGGGAAGCGGCACTGAAATCGTGGGTGTTCCAAATCGCAACGAATTTGGCGTTGAATCTTCTTTCTACGCGAGCCCGTTGGGTGCCGGATGTGAAGCAACGCGCAAAGGCTTTAGCACTGAGCAACTCGGAGGTAATGGATTCAGTTCTTAACACATTGAAGGAGAATCCTGCTGAAAAGTATGAACTCACCGAGCATATTGATGCATGTTTTACTTGCCTTTCTAAAACACTTCCATTAGACGAACAAATCGCTGTGATTTTGAAGGATGTTTATGATTTTTCACTTGCAGAAATGTGTTTGATTTTGGAGAAATCGGAAGGTAAAGTGAAATATTTGCTTCAAGGTGGGAGAAAAAAATTGATGGAAATTTTCGAGCACAAATGCGCACTCATCAGCAAAATGGGCGTTTGCCATCAATGCAGCGAGTTAAATGGAATATTTAATTCGAAGCAGCAAGCCGAGGAGGAAGAATCGAAACTTGATTTAGTCAAAAATCGGGAAAGATATGAACGAGAAGCGCTTTACAGTTTAAGAGTGGAACTTATACGCGGCATTGACCCGCTTCAAAGCCGGGGGCCGCGGATTCAAGCGGCGTTGCTGAAGGTTGACCGAATGGCAATGGGTGAAGTCAGCCTTCCCTGA
- a CDS encoding saccharopine dehydrogenase NADP-binding domain-containing protein produces MQRVLILGGYGNVGIRLADLLLEHTSMLVILAARNKIKIEAAVAALSAKHRGNRVDCVVVDASDTKKLMRLLVQVDMVVVASSTMDNDPQIAKAALEANIDYFDLNLSATEKIKGLRKLAPRIQQSGRCFITDCGFHPGIPSAMVRFIANEFSKLEKANVASLIKLNSNNNQITESAARELAEELDDFHPSYFEKKKWKESWSHSIRVDFGKKFGHRRCAPLKLEEMWPLPVLIPSLEETGFYIAGFNWISDFLVLPVSVAAVKVGHAQVFNPIGKLLRWSFDQFARPPYGVMLKLIASGIRNDKPAKITMSLFHEDGYAITAASVASCIIQYLEGKREPGLHFQGLYIEPVTFFSDLGKMGVQFEVEENAGKK; encoded by the coding sequence ATGCAACGCGTACTTATCCTTGGCGGATACGGCAATGTCGGCATTCGCTTAGCGGATTTGCTCTTAGAACATACCTCGATGCTTGTCATCTTAGCGGCAAGAAACAAAATTAAAATTGAGGCAGCCGTCGCGGCGCTCTCTGCAAAGCATCGCGGTAATCGAGTGGATTGTGTGGTTGTGGATGCGTCTGATACAAAAAAATTAATGCGCTTGCTGGTTCAGGTGGATATGGTTGTGGTTGCCTCAAGCACAATGGATAATGACCCGCAAATCGCGAAGGCTGCTTTAGAAGCAAACATCGATTATTTTGATCTCAATTTATCTGCGACAGAAAAGATAAAAGGCCTAAGAAAGCTTGCCCCACGAATTCAACAAAGCGGCAGATGCTTTATCACCGATTGCGGGTTTCATCCCGGAATTCCCTCCGCAATGGTGCGGTTTATCGCCAACGAATTTTCAAAATTGGAAAAGGCCAATGTGGCAAGTTTAATCAAACTCAATAGCAACAACAATCAAATCACGGAAAGCGCCGCGCGTGAATTGGCTGAAGAATTGGATGACTTTCACCCATCGTACTTTGAAAAGAAAAAGTGGAAGGAAAGTTGGAGTCATTCGATACGGGTGGATTTTGGAAAAAAATTCGGACATCGCCGCTGTGCCCCGCTTAAGTTAGAGGAAATGTGGCCACTGCCCGTATTGATTCCGAGCTTGGAAGAAACAGGGTTTTACATTGCAGGATTTAATTGGATTTCAGATTTTCTTGTTTTGCCTGTGAGTGTCGCGGCGGTTAAAGTTGGGCACGCCCAAGTTTTTAATCCGATAGGAAAATTGCTTCGGTGGAGTTTCGATCAATTTGCTCGCCCGCCTTACGGAGTGATGTTAAAGCTCATTGCTTCGGGAATTCGAAACGATAAGCCCGCGAAAATCACGATGTCCCTTTTCCACGAAGATGGTTATGCCATTACCGCTGCATCGGTTGCTTCTTGCATTATTCAATACCTCGAAGGTAAACGCGAACCCGGCTTGCATTTTCAAGGCCTTTATATCGAACCCGTGACTTTCTTTAGCGACTTAGGGAAGATGGGGGTTCAATTTGAAGTTGAAGAGAATGCCGGCAAAAAGTAA
- a CDS encoding acyltransferase: MNQELQRRNASIDGIRAIAVIMVVVTHCIGGKNAENIFEMTILRLISGGSSIFLFVSGFLFQKGSESEFNFLTFLTKRAKTILIPYAVLTGVFLSLYFIFEKLPPYVRHFTEEKANYSLFEWIELYFNYLWTGRIAIPYWFIPTIFIFFLLSPLFIRFSRIDLKWQISILVILFIVSGFSQKSFDNISPIHSSITFSVFYLMGILAAKYEMKILNMPKKALIYFGISATLLSFIQVNLFQTHLNLHKESFLTLNGFDLFYLKEGFIIIFLWVLFTKWVTKVSAPLKFISERSLPIFFLHQWVIMILEKAVGYESLAISNNTFILIVFTFAYSFLFVEIAKAYFPSRSKLLFGY, from the coding sequence ATGAATCAAGAGTTACAAAGAAGAAATGCATCAATCGATGGAATTCGTGCGATCGCAGTGATAATGGTGGTCGTAACGCACTGCATTGGAGGGAAAAATGCTGAAAACATTTTTGAAATGACAATTCTGCGGCTCATTTCGGGAGGTTCAAGCATTTTTCTTTTTGTTTCCGGATTTCTATTTCAAAAAGGGTCGGAATCAGAGTTTAATTTTTTAACATTCCTAACCAAACGCGCAAAAACAATTTTAATTCCCTATGCCGTTTTAACTGGTGTGTTTTTATCGCTTTATTTTATTTTCGAGAAACTTCCGCCTTATGTCCGGCATTTTACAGAAGAAAAGGCTAATTACTCTTTGTTTGAATGGATAGAACTTTACTTCAATTACTTATGGACAGGAAGAATTGCCATTCCTTATTGGTTTATTCCCACCATTTTTATCTTTTTTTTACTATCGCCACTGTTTATTCGATTTAGTCGGATTGATTTAAAGTGGCAGATTTCGATTCTCGTTATATTATTCATTGTTTCAGGATTCTCGCAAAAATCGTTCGATAATATTTCGCCAATTCATTCTTCCATTACATTCAGCGTTTTTTATTTGATGGGAATATTAGCTGCGAAGTATGAAATGAAAATTCTAAATATGCCAAAAAAAGCTTTGATTTATTTTGGCATTTCGGCAACCCTTCTTTCATTCATACAAGTAAACCTCTTTCAAACCCACTTGAATTTGCATAAGGAGTCATTTTTGACCCTTAACGGGTTTGATCTTTTTTATTTGAAAGAAGGTTTCATCATCATTTTTTTGTGGGTATTATTTACGAAATGGGTAACCAAGGTGAGTGCTCCGTTAAAATTTATTTCTGAAAGAAGCCTTCCCATATTTTTTCTGCATCAATGGGTGATTATGATTTTAGAAAAAGCCGTTGGATATGAATCGCTTGCCATTAGCAATAATACCTTCATACTTATCGTATTCACGTTTGCCTATAGTTTTCTCTTTGTAGAAATTGCAAAAGCGTACTTCCCGAGCCGAAGCAAATTACTCTTTGGTTACTAA
- a CDS encoding SnoaL-like domain-containing protein, whose product MNHIAKKLVNLIEKQDFSGARQSLYHPNCKSIEPGSEALIGIQALGEKEAKWRSGIEVINSVRCSEPIYGGRYFAIGITWQITYKGQSPTFWEELALFEVQNEKIISEQFFYTA is encoded by the coding sequence ATGAATCATATCGCAAAGAAACTTGTCAACTTGATTGAAAAACAAGATTTTAGTGGTGCTCGGCAAAGCTTGTACCATCCAAATTGCAAAAGCATAGAACCCGGTAGCGAAGCCTTAATTGGAATTCAGGCACTTGGCGAAAAAGAAGCAAAGTGGCGAAGCGGGATAGAAGTTATTAACTCTGTTCGATGTTCTGAACCGATTTATGGTGGGCGTTATTTTGCAATTGGCATCACTTGGCAAATTACTTATAAAGGGCAATCGCCAACATTTTGGGAAGAATTAGCCTTATTTGAAGTTCAAAACGAAAAAATAATTTCTGAACAGTTTTTTTACACCGCTTGA
- a CDS encoding DUF1801 domain-containing protein has protein sequence MKNEAKTPDAYIESLPEDRKAAISKLRKTVKEALPKGFEEVMQYGMISYVVPHTIFPDGYHTNPKDPLPFISIASQKSHIALYHMALYSDESLLKWFQEEYAKSVSSKLDMGKSCLRFKKPDAIPYDLIKSLATKITVSTWVERYQSSIQKQESTKKKK, from the coding sequence ATGAAAAATGAAGCCAAAACCCCCGATGCCTACATCGAAAGCTTACCTGAAGACCGAAAAGCCGCGATTTCAAAGCTTCGCAAAACAGTGAAAGAGGCTCTTCCGAAAGGTTTTGAGGAAGTGATGCAATATGGCATGATTAGTTATGTCGTTCCACACACGATTTTCCCTGACGGCTACCACACCAACCCCAAAGACCCGCTCCCATTTATTTCTATTGCGTCTCAGAAAAGCCATATCGCGCTTTATCATATGGCGCTTTATAGCGATGAATCCCTTCTCAAATGGTTTCAAGAGGAGTATGCGAAATCGGTCTCTTCAAAATTAGATATGGGGAAAAGCTGCCTTCGATTCAAAAAGCCCGACGCCATTCCCTATGACTTGATCAAATCACTTGCTACAAAAATTACCGTTTCAACTTGGGTAGAACGCTATCAATCTTCAATTCAAAAACAAGAAAGCACAAAGAAGAAAAAGTGA